The Mesorhizobium sp. M1D.F.Ca.ET.043.01.1.1 genome contains a region encoding:
- a CDS encoding ribonuclease J: MANKDNAELVFAPLGGVGEIGMNFALYGYGPADAREWIIVDVGVTFPDTAHPGVDLILPDTRFIEENLDGLRGIVITHAHEDHYGALLDIWPKLKAPVWMTPFTAGLLEAKRQGEQNAPKIPASIYRAGEKFTIGPFEIEAIPVAHSIPEPMSLAIASPAGTVIHTGDWKIDPAPTIGPMTDEARFRAYGDKGVLALICDSTNALREGESPSEVAVGEGLKGVIEKAKGRVAVTTFSSNVGRIVSIARAARDAGRQCLVLGRSLKRVIDVAGELGYMDGLPEFIAEEDYGFIPRENLVIICTGSQGEPLAALAKLSRDEMKSVALTAGDTVVFSSRTIPGNEKAILEIKNRLIDLGMKIIEDGDALVHVSGHPRRSELRKMYEWVRPQIGVPVHGEAAHLVAQGSLMSMSGIGQVAQVRDGDMLRLWPGPATIIDQVPFGRLYKDGYLIGTDQAMGIRDRRKLSYAGHVAVNVVLDDKYELAGDPDLVAIGVAEADASGETLEDLMLDAAIGAVDSIPRQRRKDLDLVQEAVRRAVRGAANEAWGKKPLVTVFVTR, encoded by the coding sequence ATGGCGAATAAAGATAACGCCGAGCTCGTCTTCGCGCCGCTTGGCGGCGTCGGCGAGATCGGCATGAACTTCGCCCTCTATGGCTACGGGCCGGCCGACGCGCGCGAGTGGATTATCGTCGATGTCGGCGTAACCTTTCCCGACACCGCGCATCCGGGCGTCGATCTCATCCTGCCCGATACGCGCTTCATCGAGGAGAACCTCGACGGCTTGCGCGGCATCGTCATCACCCATGCGCATGAGGACCACTATGGCGCGCTGCTCGACATCTGGCCGAAGCTCAAAGCGCCTGTCTGGATGACGCCGTTCACCGCCGGCCTGCTCGAGGCCAAGCGGCAGGGCGAGCAGAATGCGCCGAAGATTCCGGCATCGATCTACCGGGCCGGCGAGAAGTTCACCATCGGGCCGTTCGAGATCGAGGCCATTCCGGTGGCGCACTCGATCCCCGAGCCGATGTCGCTGGCGATCGCCTCGCCGGCCGGCACCGTCATCCATACCGGCGACTGGAAGATCGATCCGGCGCCGACGATCGGGCCCATGACAGACGAGGCGCGCTTCCGCGCCTATGGCGACAAGGGCGTGCTGGCGCTGATCTGCGATTCCACCAATGCATTAAGGGAAGGCGAGTCGCCGTCGGAAGTGGCGGTGGGCGAGGGCCTGAAGGGCGTCATCGAGAAGGCCAAGGGCCGCGTCGCGGTAACCACCTTCTCCTCCAATGTCGGGCGCATCGTGTCGATCGCCAGGGCGGCGCGCGACGCCGGCCGGCAATGCCTGGTGCTCGGCCGCTCGCTGAAGCGCGTTATCGATGTCGCGGGTGAGCTCGGCTATATGGACGGCCTGCCGGAATTCATCGCCGAGGAGGATTACGGCTTCATCCCGCGCGAGAACCTGGTGATCATCTGCACCGGCAGCCAGGGCGAGCCGCTGGCGGCACTGGCGAAGCTGTCGCGCGACGAGATGAAGTCGGTGGCGCTGACGGCCGGCGACACGGTGGTGTTTTCCTCACGCACCATTCCCGGCAACGAGAAGGCAATTCTCGAGATCAAGAACCGGCTGATCGATCTCGGCATGAAGATCATCGAGGACGGCGATGCGCTGGTCCATGTTTCCGGCCATCCGCGCCGCAGCGAATTGCGCAAGATGTATGAATGGGTGCGGCCGCAGATCGGCGTGCCGGTGCATGGCGAGGCGGCGCATCTGGTGGCGCAGGGCTCGCTGATGTCGATGTCGGGCATCGGCCAGGTGGCGCAGGTGCGCGACGGCGACATGCTGAGGCTCTGGCCGGGCCCGGCCACGATCATCGACCAGGTGCCGTTCGGCCGCCTCTACAAGGACGGATACTTGATCGGGACCGACCAGGCGATGGGCATACGCGACCGGCGCAAGCTGTCCTATGCCGGCCATGTCGCGGTCAATGTCGTGCTCGACGACAAATACGAGCTGGCCGGCGACCCTGATCTGGTCGCCATCGGCGTCGCCGAGGCGGACGCCAGCGGCGAGACGCTGGAAGACCTGATGCTCGATGCGGCAATCGGCGCGGTGGACTCGATCCCCCGCCAGCGCCGAAAAGACCTCGACCTGGTGCAGGAGGCAGTGCGTCGCGCGGTGCGCGGCGCCGCCAACGAAGCCTGGGGCAAGAAGCCGCTGGTGACGGTGTTCGTCACGCGGTGA
- the mce gene encoding methylmalonyl-CoA epimerase has product MLGRLNHVALAVPDLAAASAAYREMLGARLSEPQALPEHGVTVVFVDVGNTKIELLEPLGDASPIAAFLERNPSGGMHHVCYEVDDILAARDHLKASGARVLGDGNPKIGAHGKPVLFLHPKDFFGTLVELEQA; this is encoded by the coding sequence ATGCTCGGACGCCTGAACCATGTCGCGCTAGCCGTGCCGGACCTGGCCGCGGCGAGCGCGGCCTATCGCGAAATGCTGGGGGCCCGGCTGAGCGAGCCGCAGGCACTGCCGGAGCACGGAGTGACGGTGGTGTTCGTCGATGTCGGCAACACCAAGATCGAGCTGCTGGAGCCGCTGGGCGATGCTTCGCCGATCGCCGCATTCCTCGAGAGGAATCCCTCGGGCGGCATGCATCACGTCTGTTACGAGGTCGACGACATCCTGGCCGCGCGCGATCATCTCAAGGCGAGCGGTGCGCGCGTGCTCGGCGACGGCAACCCGAAGATCGGCGCGCATGGCAAGCCGGTGCTGTTCCTGCACCCCAAGGACTTCTTCGGCACGCTGGTGGAACTGGAGCAGGCATGA
- a CDS encoding DUF1467 family protein, protein MNWVSFVALFFVTWWLVLFAVLPFSLRTQDEDKDVTLGTVSSAPKGPHMLRAAIRTTIVTAIVIGIFYGLTRGLGLGFDDIPHIVPDFSHTTGN, encoded by the coding sequence ATGAACTGGGTTTCCTTCGTAGCGCTGTTCTTCGTCACATGGTGGCTGGTGCTGTTCGCAGTGCTGCCGTTCAGCCTGCGCACCCAGGACGAGGATAAGGACGTGACGCTGGGCACCGTTTCGAGCGCGCCCAAGGGACCGCACATGCTGCGCGCGGCGATCCGCACGACGATCGTGACCGCGATCGTGATAGGCATTTTCTACGGGCTGACGAGGGGGCTCGGCCTTGGCTTCGATGACATTCCGCACATCGTGCCGGACTTTAGTCATACTACCGGCAACTAA
- the proS gene encoding proline--tRNA ligase, whose protein sequence is MRLSRYFLPILKENPREAEIVSHRLMLRAGMIRQQGQGSFSWLPLGKRVLDKVCQIIREEQNRAGALEILMPTIQSADLWRESGRYNDYGKEMLRIKDRQDRDMLYGPTNEEMVTEIFRAYVKSYKDLPLNLYHIQWKFRDEVRPRFGVMRSREFLMKDAYSFDLDFEGARAAYNRMFVSYLRTFTRMGLQAIPMRADTGPIGGDLSHEFIILADTGESQVFCDRAYLSLDVPGADTNFSNDTEIGGIVKKWTTPYAATDEMHDETAWEKVSEGDRLSARGIEVGHIFHFGEKYSKPMNAKVTGPDGKDHYASGGSYGIGPSRLVAAIVEASHDENGIIWPETVAPFDIGLINMKAGDGECDRVCDEVYAALTSAGKDVLYDDTDQRPGGKFATADLIGLPWQVIVGPRGVAAGEVEIKNRRSGERETLPIAEAKKRLGIA, encoded by the coding sequence ATGCGTTTGTCGCGCTACTTCCTGCCCATTCTCAAAGAAAACCCCCGCGAGGCGGAAATCGTCTCGCATCGGCTGATGCTGCGCGCCGGCATGATCCGCCAGCAGGGGCAGGGCAGCTTCTCCTGGCTGCCGCTCGGCAAGCGGGTGCTGGACAAGGTCTGCCAGATCATCCGCGAGGAGCAGAACCGGGCAGGCGCGCTGGAAATCCTGATGCCGACCATCCAGTCGGCGGACCTGTGGCGCGAGAGCGGCCGCTACAACGACTACGGCAAGGAGATGCTGCGCATCAAGGACCGGCAGGACCGCGACATGCTCTACGGTCCTACCAACGAGGAAATGGTCACCGAGATCTTCCGCGCCTACGTCAAGTCCTACAAGGACCTGCCGCTCAATCTCTACCACATCCAGTGGAAGTTCCGCGACGAGGTGCGTCCCCGCTTCGGCGTCATGCGCAGCCGGGAATTCCTGATGAAGGACGCTTACTCCTTCGATCTCGATTTCGAAGGCGCCAGAGCCGCCTACAACCGCATGTTCGTCTCCTATCTCAGGACGTTTACGCGCATGGGCCTGCAGGCCATTCCGATGCGCGCCGACACCGGCCCCATCGGCGGCGACCTCAGCCACGAGTTCATCATCCTGGCCGACACCGGCGAGAGCCAGGTGTTCTGCGACCGCGCCTATCTGTCGCTGGACGTGCCCGGCGCGGACACGAACTTTTCAAACGATACCGAGATCGGCGGCATCGTGAAGAAATGGACGACGCCTTACGCCGCCACCGACGAGATGCATGACGAAACGGCCTGGGAGAAGGTCTCCGAAGGCGACAGGCTTTCGGCGCGCGGCATCGAGGTCGGCCACATCTTCCACTTCGGCGAGAAGTATTCGAAGCCGATGAATGCCAAGGTCACCGGGCCCGATGGCAAGGACCATTACGCTTCGGGCGGCTCGTACGGCATCGGCCCGTCGCGGCTTGTCGCGGCGATCGTCGAGGCGAGCCACGACGAGAACGGCATCATCTGGCCGGAAACGGTGGCGCCGTTCGACATCGGCCTGATCAATATGAAGGCAGGCGATGGCGAATGCGACCGCGTCTGCGACGAGGTCTACGCGGCGCTGACTTCGGCCGGCAAGGACGTGCTTTATGACGACACCGACCAGCGGCCGGGCGGCAAGTTCGCGACCGCCGACCTGATCGGCCTGCCCTGGCAGGTGATCGTCGGCCCGCGCGGCGTAGCCGCCGGCGAGGTCGAGATCAAGAACCGCCGCAGCGGCGAGCGCGAGACGCTGCCGATCGCCGAAGCCAAGAAACGCTTGGGAATCGCCTGA
- a CDS encoding lipoprotein-releasing ABC transporter permease subunit, protein MNEAAAARSPAGAFSGFERMVAWRYLRSRRKETVISVIASISFLGIMLGVATLIVVMAVMNGFRAELLTRILGVNGHLIVQPLDSPLEDYAQVASRINGVSGVKYAIPLIDGQVLAQGNVGGGTGALVRGIRAEDLNKISIVSGNIKQGTLDGFDTGEGVAIGKRMAENLGLVLGDTITMISPEGDVTPLGTTPRMKGYKVAAIFEVGMSEYDSSIVYMPFSEAQLYFNMDGRAQTIEIYVDNPDNVDALKPPVEQAAQRPIDLVDWRQRNETFFSALQVERNVMFMILTLIVLVAALNIISGLVMLVKDKGHDIAILRTMGASRGAILRIFLMTGAAIGVTGTIAGVLLGVVICLNIESIRQFFSWMTGRILFNPELYFLSQLPAKMDPRETTYVVIMALSLSFLATVFPAWRAARLDPVEALRYE, encoded by the coding sequence ATGAACGAGGCGGCTGCAGCTCGATCGCCGGCAGGCGCCTTTTCAGGCTTCGAGCGCATGGTGGCGTGGCGCTATCTGCGTTCGCGCCGCAAGGAGACGGTGATCTCCGTCATCGCCTCGATCTCCTTCCTCGGCATCATGCTGGGCGTCGCGACGCTGATCGTCGTGATGGCGGTGATGAACGGTTTTCGTGCCGAACTGCTCACCCGCATCCTCGGCGTCAACGGCCATCTGATCGTGCAGCCGCTGGATTCGCCGCTGGAGGACTACGCGCAGGTGGCGAGCCGCATCAACGGCGTTTCCGGCGTCAAATACGCCATCCCGCTGATCGACGGGCAGGTGCTGGCGCAAGGCAATGTCGGCGGCGGCACCGGAGCGCTGGTGCGCGGCATTCGCGCGGAAGACCTCAACAAGATCTCGATCGTGTCCGGCAACATCAAGCAGGGCACGCTAGACGGCTTCGACACCGGCGAGGGCGTGGCGATCGGCAAGCGCATGGCCGAGAATCTCGGCCTTGTGCTCGGCGACACCATCACGATGATTTCGCCTGAAGGCGACGTCACGCCGCTCGGCACCACGCCGCGCATGAAAGGCTACAAGGTGGCGGCGATCTTCGAGGTCGGCATGTCGGAGTATGACAGCTCGATCGTCTACATGCCCTTCTCCGAGGCGCAGCTCTATTTCAACATGGACGGGCGGGCGCAGACCATCGAGATCTATGTCGACAATCCCGACAATGTCGATGCGCTGAAGCCGCCGGTCGAGCAGGCGGCGCAACGGCCGATCGACCTCGTCGACTGGCGCCAGCGCAACGAGACCTTCTTTTCGGCGCTGCAGGTCGAGCGCAACGTGATGTTCATGATCCTGACGCTGATCGTGCTGGTGGCGGCACTCAACATCATTTCGGGCCTTGTCATGCTGGTGAAGGACAAGGGCCACGACATCGCCATCCTGCGCACAATGGGCGCCTCGCGCGGGGCAATCCTGCGCATCTTCCTGATGACCGGGGCCGCGATCGGCGTGACGGGCACGATCGCCGGCGTGCTGCTCGGCGTCGTCATCTGCCTCAACATCGAATCGATCCGCCAGTTCTTCTCCTGGATGACGGGCAGGATATTGTTCAATCCCGAGCTCTATTTCCTCAGCCAGCTGCCGGCGAAAATGGACCCGCGCGAGACCACCTATGTCGTCATCATGGCGCTCAGCCTGTCCTTCCTCGCCACGGTATTTCCGGCATGGCGGGCGGCACGGCTCGATCCGGTCGAAGCCTTGAGGTACGAGTGA
- a CDS encoding ABC transporter ATP-binding protein — protein MMAEAIIELKGVERHYVQGPRKLTILNGADFSLRRGEMVALVAPSGTGKSTLLHTAGLLERPDAGDVILSGRACGRLSDDERTAIRRNDVGFVYQFHHLLPEFSALENIMMPQLIKGLGRKEASERAAQLLDYMQIGKRAQHRPSELSGGEQQRVAIARAVANAPLVLLADEPTGNLDPATASYVFDALEALVRQSGLAALIATHNHELASRMDRRVTLAEGKVVPL, from the coding sequence GTGATGGCCGAAGCCATTATCGAGCTGAAGGGCGTCGAGCGGCACTATGTCCAGGGGCCGCGCAAGCTCACCATTCTGAACGGCGCCGACTTCTCGCTGCGGCGCGGCGAGATGGTGGCGCTGGTGGCGCCTTCGGGGACCGGCAAGTCGACCTTGCTGCATACGGCGGGATTGCTCGAGCGGCCTGACGCGGGGGACGTGATCCTCAGCGGCCGCGCCTGCGGCCGGCTCTCCGACGACGAACGCACCGCGATCCGCCGCAACGATGTCGGCTTCGTCTACCAGTTCCATCATCTGCTGCCTGAGTTCTCGGCGCTCGAGAACATCATGATGCCGCAGCTGATCAAGGGGCTCGGCCGCAAGGAGGCGTCCGAGCGGGCGGCGCAACTGCTCGACTACATGCAGATCGGCAAGCGCGCGCAGCACCGGCCTTCCGAGCTCTCGGGCGGCGAGCAGCAGCGCGTGGCCATCGCGCGCGCCGTCGCCAATGCGCCGCTGGTGCTCCTGGCCGACGAGCCAACCGGCAATCTCGATCCGGCGACCGCCTCATATGTGTTCGACGCGCTCGAGGCGCTGGTGCGGCAGTCGGGACTGGCGGCGCTGATCGCCACCCACAATCACGAGCTGGCCTCGCGCATGGACCGGCGGGTGACGTTGGCCGAGGGCAAGGTGGTGCCGCTGTAG
- a CDS encoding site-2 protease family protein — protein MSVIVTVTLVAGNLGLIFLLMTVPLGRRTVTVSRVIEADRKRLWQALWPFGADAGWSGEILSAEPLDGEGTALIKLSWEGRDGRPIERKARFDDVAEGSRFSMRVIEDTALDPSFWADYRETTELVLEGGATRVTLTQTDRYRGVAFLIFRYFAMRRELAKLKVWARTGKYRKGGWFEHPVSQIGFAVLSAFILWPFFGLNPGGLALAAILTSVVALHELGHMAAFRLTGHRRARMIFIPLLGGIAIGGRPYDSRFEVAFVALMGAGFSAFLVPLLIAASGVAGSEGHRLAALLLATLAGCASLFNIANLVPVWKFDGGQVLRQICPGPVVLALASFLLLTALLALGWRAGFSPSFLLVAGAVFSILSLITVGSGVKPRHELKPIHAFDRLAMAGALLAVFAIHGYGVLWASAQLM, from the coding sequence GTGTCGGTCATCGTCACGGTCACTCTCGTGGCCGGAAATCTCGGACTGATCTTTTTGCTGATGACCGTGCCGCTCGGGCGGCGCACGGTGACCGTCAGTCGTGTGATAGAGGCCGATCGGAAACGCCTCTGGCAGGCGCTTTGGCCGTTCGGCGCAGATGCCGGCTGGTCGGGTGAGATCCTCTCCGCCGAACCCTTGGACGGCGAGGGGACGGCGCTGATCAAACTGTCCTGGGAAGGGCGGGATGGCCGGCCGATCGAACGCAAGGCGCGCTTCGACGATGTGGCGGAAGGCAGCCGCTTCTCGATGCGCGTCATCGAGGATACGGCGCTCGATCCCTCGTTCTGGGCCGACTATCGCGAAACGACCGAACTGGTGCTCGAAGGCGGTGCGACGCGGGTCACGCTGACGCAGACCGACCGTTATCGCGGCGTCGCCTTCCTGATCTTCCGTTACTTCGCCATGCGCCGCGAACTCGCCAAGCTCAAGGTCTGGGCGAGAACCGGCAAGTATCGCAAGGGCGGCTGGTTCGAGCATCCGGTTAGCCAGATCGGCTTCGCCGTGCTTTCGGCCTTCATCCTGTGGCCGTTCTTCGGTCTCAATCCCGGCGGGCTGGCGCTGGCCGCGATCCTGACCTCGGTGGTGGCGCTGCACGAGCTTGGCCATATGGCGGCGTTCCGCCTGACGGGGCATCGGCGGGCGCGCATGATCTTCATCCCGCTGCTCGGCGGCATCGCCATAGGCGGCAGGCCCTATGACAGCCGCTTCGAGGTCGCCTTCGTGGCGCTGATGGGGGCCGGCTTCTCCGCCTTCCTGGTGCCTCTGCTGATCGCCGCCAGCGGCGTTGCCGGCAGCGAAGGGCACCGCTTGGCGGCGTTGCTGCTGGCAACACTTGCCGGCTGTGCGTCGCTGTTCAACATCGCCAATCTGGTGCCGGTGTGGAAGTTCGACGGCGGCCAGGTGCTGCGCCAGATCTGCCCGGGCCCGGTCGTTCTCGCGCTGGCGTCCTTCCTGCTGCTGACTGCCCTCTTGGCGCTCGGTTGGCGTGCCGGCTTCTCGCCCAGCTTCCTGCTTGTCGCCGGCGCGGTGTTCTCGATCCTCAGCCTGATCACCGTCGGAAGCGGCGTGAAGCCGCGCCACGAGCTGAAGCCGATCCATGCCTTCGACCGCCTGGCCATGGCCGGCGCGCTGCTCGCGGTCTTTGCCATCCACGGCTATGGCGTGCTCTGGGCCTCCGCACAGCTGATGTAG
- the lipB gene encoding lipoyl(octanoyl) transferase LipB codes for MTERSQIATSFLPLPGSAPVEWVIEPGLTSYPDALAFMEARAEAIRTGAASEMVWLVEHPPLYTAGTSARIEDLIEPDRFPVFAAGRGGEYTYHGPGQRVAYVMLDLKRRREDVRAFVAALEEWIIGTLAAFNVRGERREDRVGVWVVRPDRPALPDGSPAEDKIAAIGIRLRRWVSFHGIAINVEPELSHFSGIVPCGVQDHGVTSLVDLGLPVTMADLDLALKSAFEDVFGPAAVPNAQPARKAG; via the coding sequence ATGACAGAACGCAGCCAGATCGCCACGTCGTTCCTGCCCCTTCCCGGTTCGGCGCCGGTCGAATGGGTGATCGAGCCCGGCCTCACTTCCTATCCGGATGCCCTTGCCTTCATGGAAGCGCGCGCCGAGGCGATCCGCACCGGCGCCGCCAGCGAGATGGTTTGGCTGGTCGAGCATCCGCCGCTCTACACCGCCGGCACCAGCGCGCGCATCGAGGACCTGATCGAGCCCGATCGTTTTCCCGTCTTTGCCGCGGGCCGCGGCGGCGAATACACCTATCACGGTCCGGGACAGCGCGTGGCCTATGTCATGCTGGACCTCAAGCGTCGGCGCGAGGATGTCCGCGCCTTCGTTGCCGCGCTGGAAGAATGGATCATCGGCACCCTTGCCGCCTTCAACGTGCGCGGCGAGCGGCGCGAGGACCGGGTCGGCGTCTGGGTGGTGCGGCCGGACCGCCCTGCCCTGCCGGACGGCTCACCCGCCGAGGACAAGATCGCGGCAATAGGCATCAGGCTCAGGCGTTGGGTGAGCTTTCACGGCATCGCCATCAATGTCGAGCCGGAGCTTTCCCATTTCAGCGGCATCGTGCCCTGCGGCGTACAAGACCATGGCGTCACCAGCCTTGTCGACCTCGGCCTGCCGGTGACCATGGCCGACCTCGATCTCGCGCTGAAATCCGCCTTCGAGGATGTGTTCGGGCCTGCGGCAGTTCCGAATGCCCAACCGGCGCGTAAGGCAGGTTGA
- a CDS encoding phosphoenolpyruvate carboxylase, whose product MTAHPTEAKRVTVLEIHRRIYRKLTELDQPRWAPRERDLLVADLESEIELLWMTGELRLERPTVEGEIAWGLHFFREVIFEATPQLYDKLESAFERHYPGEPIRIPSFMRYASWIGGDRDGNPNVTAAATAHALSEYRNTTTAWYLAQVQRLVSVLSASSNVIDLPAGFKPVLQTALDRSGQAQAIAARNPDEPLRQFASAMLARLAATRDGGTSAYLSAETFRADLSALSSVLEAIGGRAVAKRFVRPLLWQVGSFGFRTVSLDIRQNSTVVNRVLAELFALTHPADPVAAGTPQWSARIRAGLSQGERLEIDEGRLSPEASELLSTFSVIREHILSSDADAVGSFILSMTRSADDLLAVYLLAQYCGLSTAPDGGGTIRLRIVPLFETIADLQAAPGILNGLLGVSLVRRTTQDFGARQEIMLGYSDSNKDGGFLASNWELAKAQKRLAAVGRKHKVRISFFHGRGGSVSRGGAPTGRAIAAQPAGTVTGTMRVTEQGEVVSSKFANRGTGLNQLEILAAGVLAHSVGSPADGETTPEFDEALEALAGMSQASYAGLMAEPGFLDYFNQASPVAELALLKMGSRPDRRFGASGIADLRAIPWVFAWSQNRHLLTGWYGIGSALSSFVTVRGEAGRELLARMFEHSRFFRLIVDEAEKTLYQADMEIAQLYASLVSDSDAARRIHARVAAEYELTRRLIGDLTGGDLSARFPMFKRRFDNLRRQMDDIHRLQAHLLREVRANTGTADQKRATDALLVSINCISAGLGWTG is encoded by the coding sequence ATGACCGCCCACCCGACGGAGGCCAAGCGCGTCACGGTGCTGGAGATCCACCGCCGCATCTATCGCAAGCTGACCGAGCTCGACCAGCCGCGCTGGGCGCCGCGCGAACGCGACCTGCTGGTCGCCGATCTGGAAAGCGAGATCGAGCTTCTGTGGATGACGGGCGAATTGCGACTGGAGCGTCCGACGGTCGAAGGCGAAATTGCCTGGGGCCTGCACTTCTTTCGCGAAGTCATCTTCGAGGCAACGCCGCAGCTCTATGACAAGCTTGAAAGCGCTTTCGAACGTCACTATCCGGGAGAGCCGATCAGGATTCCCTCCTTCATGCGCTATGCCTCGTGGATCGGCGGCGACCGCGACGGCAATCCAAATGTGACGGCGGCAGCCACCGCCCATGCCCTGTCCGAATACCGCAATACCACCACAGCCTGGTATCTGGCGCAGGTGCAGCGGCTGGTGAGTGTGCTCAGCGCCAGCTCGAACGTCATCGACCTGCCCGCCGGCTTCAAGCCGGTGCTGCAAACGGCGCTTGATAGAAGCGGACAGGCGCAGGCGATCGCCGCCCGCAACCCTGACGAACCGCTTCGTCAGTTCGCTTCAGCCATGCTTGCCCGGCTGGCGGCCACGCGGGACGGCGGTACGTCGGCATACCTCTCTGCAGAGACGTTTCGTGCCGATCTCAGCGCGCTGTCTTCAGTGCTCGAAGCGATCGGAGGGCGCGCGGTTGCCAAGCGTTTCGTCCGGCCCCTGCTTTGGCAGGTCGGAAGCTTCGGCTTCCGCACGGTCTCGCTCGACATCCGGCAGAACTCCACGGTCGTCAACCGGGTGCTGGCCGAGCTGTTTGCGCTGACACATCCCGCCGATCCAGTCGCGGCCGGCACGCCGCAATGGTCGGCGCGCATTCGCGCGGGCCTCAGCCAGGGCGAGCGGCTGGAGATCGACGAAGGCCGGCTCTCGCCTGAAGCATCTGAACTGCTTTCGACATTCTCCGTCATTCGCGAGCACATCCTAAGCTCGGATGCCGACGCTGTCGGCTCCTTCATTCTCAGCATGACCCGCTCGGCCGACGATCTGCTCGCCGTCTATCTGCTGGCGCAATATTGCGGACTTTCAACCGCGCCCGATGGCGGCGGCACAATCAGGCTGCGGATCGTGCCTTTGTTCGAGACCATCGCCGATCTGCAGGCTGCCCCTGGGATCCTGAATGGATTGCTCGGCGTTTCCCTGGTGAGGCGGACGACGCAAGATTTCGGCGCCCGCCAGGAAATCATGCTCGGCTATTCCGATTCCAACAAGGACGGCGGTTTCCTCGCTTCCAATTGGGAACTGGCAAAAGCGCAAAAGCGCCTCGCTGCCGTCGGGCGCAAGCACAAGGTCAGGATCAGCTTCTTTCACGGTCGTGGCGGCTCCGTCAGCCGCGGCGGCGCGCCGACCGGCCGGGCGATCGCGGCGCAACCGGCAGGCACTGTCACCGGAACCATGCGGGTGACCGAGCAGGGCGAGGTCGTGTCGTCGAAATTCGCCAATCGCGGCACGGGCCTAAACCAGCTCGAGATCCTCGCCGCCGGCGTGCTGGCCCACAGTGTCGGATCGCCCGCCGACGGAGAGACGACACCCGAGTTCGACGAAGCGCTGGAAGCGCTCGCCGGCATGTCGCAGGCATCCTATGCAGGGCTGATGGCCGAGCCCGGCTTCCTCGATTATTTCAACCAGGCGAGCCCCGTCGCCGAACTGGCGCTCCTGAAAATGGGTTCACGGCCGGATCGCCGTTTCGGCGCCAGCGGCATTGCCGACCTGCGCGCCATTCCTTGGGTTTTCGCCTGGAGCCAGAACCGTCATCTGCTGACCGGCTGGTATGGCATCGGCAGTGCGCTCAGCTCTTTCGTTACAGTGCGCGGCGAGGCCGGGCGCGAGCTTCTGGCTCGCATGTTCGAGCACTCGCGCTTCTTCCGCCTGATCGTCGATGAGGCCGAGAAGACGCTCTACCAGGCCGACATGGAGATCGCGCAGCTCTACGCGAGCCTGGTGTCCGACAGCGATGCGGCCCGCCGAATCCACGCCCGTGTCGCCGCCGAATACGAGCTGACGCGGCGCTTGATCGGCGACCTCACGGGCGGCGATCTTTCCGCGCGCTTTCCGATGTTCAAGCGGCGATTCGACAACCTGCGGCGACAGATGGATGACATTCACCGGCTGCAGGCCCATCTGCTGCGCGAAGTTCGGGCAAATACCGGCACGGCGGATCAGAAACGGGCGACCGATGCCCTGCTTGTGTCGATCAATTGCATCTCCGCTGGCCTTGGCTGGACGGGGTAG